In Amycolatopsis endophytica, the following are encoded in one genomic region:
- a CDS encoding FKBP-type peptidyl-prolyl cis-trans isomerase: MALERPEVDKPTGPPPADLEVTDLSVGDGAEAAAGNVVSVHYVGVSHSTGAEFDASWNRGEPLRFPLGAGHVIPGWDQGVQGMKVGGRRRLVIPPHLGYGDRGAGDVIKPGETLIFVVDLVGVS, from the coding sequence ATGGCATTGGAACGGCCGGAGGTCGACAAGCCGACCGGACCGCCTCCGGCGGACCTGGAGGTCACGGACCTCAGCGTCGGCGACGGCGCGGAAGCCGCCGCGGGCAACGTCGTGTCCGTGCACTACGTGGGCGTCTCGCACTCGACCGGTGCTGAGTTCGACGCGTCGTGGAACCGGGGCGAACCGCTGCGCTTCCCGCTCGGCGCGGGGCACGTCATTCCCGGCTGGGACCAGGGCGTGCAGGGCATGAAGGTGGGCGGACGGCGACGTCTGGTCATCCCGCCGCACCTGGGTTACGGCGACCGCGGCGCCGGAGACGTGATCAAGCCGGGCGAGACCCTGATCTTCGTGGTGGACCTGGTCGGCGTCAGC
- a CDS encoding trans-sulfuration enzyme family protein has product MNFDDLAPRTRAVAAGRPDEPGQPLNTPLVPASTFLAGAGFKYAREDGTPTWLALEETVGAIEGGHAIAFASGIATAAAVLDLLDVGAEVAVPVYSYAGTRGLLDHAAAKGRLKVRRVEPSDQAGWLAAAREADVVWVESPTNPTLDLIDIAGLTGHRARVVVDNTFATPLGQQPLALGADIVVHSATKLIGGHSDLLLGLTIAADEGVAQELRDARTRGGATPGALEAWLALRGLRTLPVRLAEQSRTAALLAPRLGEHPAVTKVRYPGQGTMIAFDLADAGAADKLCASLRLIRHATSLGGVESIVERRAMWPGDAHVPAGLVRFSVGLEDPEDLWRDLSQALT; this is encoded by the coding sequence GTGAACTTCGACGACCTGGCGCCGCGCACCCGCGCGGTGGCCGCCGGGCGGCCGGACGAACCCGGGCAGCCGCTGAACACCCCGCTGGTACCGGCGAGCACCTTCCTCGCCGGGGCGGGCTTCAAGTACGCCCGTGAGGACGGCACGCCGACGTGGCTGGCGCTGGAGGAGACCGTCGGGGCGATCGAGGGCGGGCACGCGATCGCGTTCGCGTCGGGCATCGCGACCGCGGCGGCGGTGCTCGACCTGCTGGACGTGGGTGCCGAGGTCGCGGTGCCGGTCTACAGCTACGCGGGCACGCGCGGGCTGCTCGACCACGCGGCGGCCAAGGGGCGGTTGAAGGTGCGCCGCGTCGAACCGTCCGACCAGGCGGGCTGGCTGGCGGCCGCCCGCGAGGCGGACGTGGTGTGGGTGGAGTCGCCGACGAACCCGACGCTGGACTTGATCGACATCGCCGGGCTGACCGGTCACCGGGCACGCGTGGTGGTGGACAACACCTTCGCGACGCCGCTCGGTCAGCAGCCGCTCGCGCTGGGCGCGGACATCGTGGTGCACAGCGCGACGAAGCTGATCGGCGGTCACAGCGATCTGCTGCTGGGGCTGACGATCGCGGCCGACGAGGGTGTCGCGCAGGAGCTGCGCGACGCCCGCACGCGTGGCGGTGCGACTCCCGGAGCGCTGGAAGCGTGGCTCGCGCTGCGCGGGTTGCGCACGCTGCCGGTGCGGCTGGCGGAGCAGTCACGCACCGCGGCCCTGCTGGCGCCCCGGCTCGGCGAGCACCCGGCGGTGACGAAGGTGCGCTACCCGGGGCAGGGCACCATGATCGCCTTCGACCTGGCCGACGCGGGCGCGGCGGACAAGCTGTGCGCGTCGCTGCGGCTGATCCGGCACGCGACCAGCCTCGGCGGCGTGGAAAGCATCGTCGAACGGCGCGCGATGTGGCCGGGCGACGCGCATGTGCCCGCGGGCCTCGTGCGGTTCAGCGTGGGCCTGGAAGACCCCGAAGACCTCTGGCGGGACCTGTCTCAGGCACTGACCTGA
- a CDS encoding SRPBCC family protein, producing MTVISSHKDTGALTLTIVARYAAPVDRVWRVWEDPRRLERWWGPPTWPATFQQHDFKAGGRAAYFMTGPDGTKAHGWWRFTAIDAPHRLEFEDGFADEHGEPSADMPVIHCAVTLEADGDGTRMTTVSSFDTLAELEKVIEMGMEEGMTLAEGQIDAILAEDE from the coding sequence ATGACAGTGATCAGCTCGCACAAGGACACCGGGGCGCTGACCCTCACGATCGTCGCGCGGTACGCCGCGCCGGTCGACCGGGTCTGGCGGGTGTGGGAGGACCCGCGCCGGCTCGAACGCTGGTGGGGCCCGCCGACCTGGCCCGCGACGTTCCAGCAGCACGACTTCAAGGCGGGCGGCCGCGCCGCCTACTTCATGACCGGCCCGGACGGCACGAAGGCACACGGCTGGTGGCGGTTCACCGCGATCGACGCCCCGCACCGCCTGGAGTTCGAGGACGGCTTCGCCGACGAACACGGCGAGCCCAGCGCGGACATGCCGGTGATCCACTGCGCGGTCACGCTGGAGGCCGACGGCGACGGCACCCGGATGACCACCGTCAGCTCCTTCGACACGCTCGCCGAGCTGGAGAAGGTGATCGAGATGGGCATGGAGGAGGGCATGACCCTCGCCGAAGGTCAGATCGACGCGATCCTGGCCGAGGACGAGTAG
- a CDS encoding FadR/GntR family transcriptional regulator, with the protein MEFEPVSPVRAYERIVEQIEQAVLTGRLRPGERLPGERDLMARFGVSRSTIREALRVLQAGGVIRSRPGDPRGPEVLAASPASLEKSLDRLARAETLGLAELVQFRMVLEGSAYRLAAELRAEDDLSEMRAALEAMASSLDDYESFSRADVEFHDVVARAGRNSLIVVCGKVVRGVVLDLISGKLEHAADRLALMQASVAHHREVLRAVEDGDGPLAARLARRALYDYYAEYVRAGERVVLEHLLD; encoded by the coding sequence ATGGAGTTCGAGCCGGTCAGCCCGGTCCGCGCCTACGAGCGGATCGTGGAACAGATCGAGCAGGCCGTGCTCACCGGCCGGCTCCGGCCCGGCGAGCGGCTGCCCGGGGAACGTGACCTGATGGCCCGCTTCGGCGTCAGCCGGTCGACGATCCGGGAGGCGCTGCGTGTCCTGCAGGCGGGCGGGGTGATCCGGTCCCGGCCCGGCGATCCGCGCGGCCCGGAAGTGCTGGCCGCCTCACCGGCGAGCCTGGAGAAGTCACTGGACCGGCTGGCACGCGCGGAAACGCTCGGGCTGGCGGAGCTGGTGCAGTTCCGGATGGTCCTGGAGGGTTCGGCGTACCGGCTGGCCGCGGAACTGCGCGCCGAGGACGACCTGTCGGAGATGCGGGCCGCGCTGGAGGCGATGGCGTCGAGCCTGGACGACTACGAGTCGTTCAGCCGCGCGGACGTGGAGTTCCACGACGTGGTCGCGCGGGCGGGACGGAACAGCCTGATCGTGGTGTGCGGCAAGGTCGTGCGCGGCGTGGTTCTGGACCTGATCTCCGGGAAGCTGGAGCACGCCGCGGACCGGCTGGCACTGATGCAGGCTTCCGTGGCGCACCACAGGGAAGTCCTGCGCGCGGTGGAAGACGGCGACGGCCCGCTCGCGGCACGCCTCGCCCGCCGCGCGCTGTACGACTACTACGCCGAGTACGTGCGCGCGGGCGAGCGAGTGGTGCTGGAACACCTGCTGGACTGA
- a CDS encoding PPOX class F420-dependent oxidoreductase yields the protein MIFTERERAYLESQSLGRMGTVDAKGRPQVRPLGFQLNDDGTIDIGGPELSRSQKWRNLEKNPEVSFVVDDLTPDEPGAVKPGWGRGVEIRGTAELITGHAPPAYGGAWFSDEVIRIHPRVVHAWHLDPDQLTRRAQVSA from the coding sequence ATGATCTTCACCGAGCGTGAACGCGCTTACCTCGAAAGCCAGTCACTGGGGCGGATGGGCACCGTCGACGCGAAGGGACGGCCCCAGGTGCGGCCGCTGGGTTTCCAGCTCAACGACGACGGCACGATCGACATCGGCGGGCCGGAGCTCAGCAGGAGCCAGAAGTGGCGAAACCTCGAAAAGAACCCGGAAGTCTCGTTCGTCGTCGACGATCTGACCCCCGACGAGCCGGGTGCCGTCAAACCGGGCTGGGGGCGTGGCGTCGAGATTCGCGGCACCGCCGAGCTGATCACCGGCCATGCGCCGCCCGCCTACGGCGGCGCGTGGTTCAGCGACGAGGTGATCCGGATCCACCCGCGCGTCGTGCACGCGTGGCACCTCGACCCGGACCAGCTCACGCGCCGCGCTCAGGTCAGTGCCTGA
- a CDS encoding ArsR/SmtB family transcription factor encodes MVVSELGNEEIDRIFHALADATRRDIVTRVLRQEESISQLARSYDMSFAAVQKHVSVLARASLVVKQRSGREQLVHGNPEVLHQAARLLGEYERISRHRDQAIGEILSEEDT; translated from the coding sequence GTGGTTGTAAGTGAACTTGGCAACGAGGAGATCGACCGCATCTTCCACGCGCTCGCCGACGCCACCCGGCGCGACATCGTCACCCGGGTGCTGCGGCAGGAGGAGTCGATCTCGCAGCTCGCCCGCTCCTACGACATGAGTTTCGCCGCGGTGCAGAAACACGTGTCGGTGCTCGCGCGGGCGTCGCTCGTCGTCAAGCAGCGGAGCGGGAGGGAGCAGCTCGTGCACGGCAATCCCGAAGTCCTGCACCAGGCGGCCCGGCTGCTCGGCGAGTACGAACGGATCTCGCGCCACCGCGACCAGGCCATCGGGGAAATCCTGTCCGAGGAGGACACATGA